CGCGATGATCACGAGCGAGGCCCGCGGCACGGCGGCGACGCCCTTGGACGTGAGCATGAACACGAGGCACATCGTGATCTGCTCGGCGATCGACAGGTGGCGCCCGGCGGCCTGCGCGATCGTCATCGTGGCGAGGACGATGTAGAGCGTCGAGCCGTCGAGGTTGAAGCTGTAGCCCGCGGGCAGGACGAAGCCCGCGACGCCCTTCGGGACGCCGAACTCGACGATCCGCTCGAGCGCGCGGGGAAGGGCGGCCTCGGATGACGCCGTGGAGAACGCGATGAGGAACGGCTCGCGGATCTTCGCGAAGAACCGCCGGATCGACACCCCGCAGAGCTTCAGGGCCGGCACGAGGACGATGAGCGCGAACACGATCAGCGCCGCGTAGAGGGAGCCGACGAGCTTCGCGTAGCTCCCGAGGACCGTGATCCCGTGGTGCGAGACCGCGCCCGCCATCGCGCCGAAGACGCCGAGCGGCGTGAGCGCCATGACGTAGTCCGTGAGCTTGAAGAGCACGGCGACGGCGGACTCGAAGAAGTCGACGAACGGCTTCGCCCGCTCGTGGCCCACGTGGGCCGCGGCGACGCCGAGGAGCGTCGCGAAGATGACGATCTGCAGGATGTCCTGCTTCGCCATCGCGTCGACCACGTTGGAGGGGAAGAGGTGGAGGAGCGTCTCGACGGCCGTCTTCGGCTTCGCGAGGATCTCGCCCGTGGCCGGGAGCTTCAGGTCGAGACCGGGCTTCACGAGGTTCGCGAAGACGAGGCCGATCACGAGGGCGATCGTCGTGGCGATCTCGAAA
This genomic window from Acidobacteriota bacterium contains:
- a CDS encoding cation:dicarboxylase symporter family transporter, yielding MVEGAQGPRGRRGVSGGRARSRWLSPTALIFYALILGVVLGHFLPAETYPWAYESFRFLSKAFINLIKMLVVPLIFSTIVLGIGKTGDVKAVGRMGVKALIYFEIATTIALVIGLVFANLVKPGLDLKLPATGEILAKPKTAVETLLHLFPSNVVDAMAKQDILQIVIFATLLGVAAAHVGHERAKPFVDFFESAVAVLFKLTDYVMALTPLGVFGAMAGAVSHHGITVLGSYAKLVGSLYAALIVFALIVLVPALKLCGVSIRRFFAKIREPFLIAFSTASSEAALPRALERIVEFGVPKGVAGFVLPAGYSFNLDGSTLYIVLATMTIAQAAGRHLSIAEQITMCLVFMLTSKGVAAVPRASLVIIAAGCASFNLPGEAGVAMILAVDELMDMARTSINLAGNCVAAVVVAKWEGVLGPEASDAA